One genomic window of Salvia miltiorrhiza cultivar Shanhuang (shh) chromosome 4, IMPLAD_Smil_shh, whole genome shotgun sequence includes the following:
- the LOC131021536 gene encoding uncharacterized protein LOC131021536, which translates to MPGDRHCRRIDTIELKLQIEMRLGRQKTEQYFNLLNRYLSLKISKSDFDKLCINLLGRESVTLHNRLIRAIIRNAHLSKSPPPKCGKGKASLNVKVPNKYQWFGRDSVHESPTNGRIPTPWDCKSKDRTSPLGPYGKPHSVPSEDSLLKVQEQHSATELLSLGSRPPVEVTSVEEGEEIEQLAGSPGTHSRSPLSAPFGVSLNKKGTREMLSHGSSQSVGVETCYNNGELPDTSSLRKRLKQALEMEGLNVSTDSANLLNSGLDIFMKRLLKPCLNLASSRSESKVSNKVYHVARSSTNGIRPLTVVQNSNQSFSVSMADFQVAMQSNSQILGEDWPILLEKMLCATEEYLSG; encoded by the coding sequence ATGCCCGGGGACCGGCATTGTCGTCGTATTGATACTATTGAGCTGAAACTTCAGATTGAAATGAGGCTTGGTCGACAAAAAACTGAGCAGTATTTCAATCTCTTGAATAGGTACTTGAGTCTCAAGATTAGTAAATCAGATTTTGATAAGCTCTGTATCAACTTATTGGGGAGAGAGAGTGTTACTCTCCATAATAGACTTATTCGAGCCATAATTAGAAATGCTCATCTTTCAAAGTCCCCTCCACCCAAGTGTGGAAAAGGGAAAGCATCGTTGAATGTGAAGGTGCCGAATAAGTACCAATGGTTTGGCAGAGATTCAGTTCACGAGTCTCCAACAAACGGGAGGATTCCGACTCCTTGGGATTGTAAGTCCAAGGACCGAACTAGTCCACTCGGGCCCTATGGGAAGCCCCATAGTGTACCATCTGAAGACTCATTGCTGAAGGTTCAGGAACAGCATAGTGCTACAGAGCTGTTGTCTTTAGGTAGCAGGCCTCCTGTCGAAGTCACCTCTGTGGAAGAGGGGGAAGAAATTGAACAGCTTGCTGGAAGCCCTGGGACTCATAGTCGAAGCCCTCTTAGTGCTCCTTTTGGAGTTTCTCTAAATAAGAAAGGAACGAGGGAAATGTTATCTCATGGATCATCACAATCTGTTGGTGTGGAAACCTGCTATAACAATGGTGAACTTCCTGATACTAGTTCGTTAAGAAAGAGATTGAAACAAGCGTTGGAGATGGAGGGTTTAAACGTCTCAACAGATTCTGCAAACTTGTTAAACAGTGGCTTGGATATTTTCATGAAGAGATTATTAAAACCCTGTTTGAATTTAGCTTCTTCAAGGTCTGAAAGCAAGGTTTCCAATAAAGTTTATCATGTGGCTAGGTCCTCTACAAATGGAATAAGGCCGCTGACAGTTGTACAAAATTCCAATCAATCGTTTTCTGTGTCAATGGCCGACTTTCAAGTCGCAATGCAATCAAATTCCCAAATACTTGGGGAAGATTGGCCAATACTACTGGAGAAGATGTTGTGTGCAACCGAGGAATATTTGAGTGGGTAG
- the LOC131021537 gene encoding uncharacterized protein LOC131021537, with amino-acid sequence MSQKKKKRMRRKDLTTQERTSILQTLLLECKNGKPPRGKMKAMEEKFHVCRKTISRIWAEAKHQQQQGQCISSQSKKICRPRRRRVHIDLELIASIELTKRSTIRRLAKGINCSKSTVGRWVDQGLIKAHTNAIKPDLTAANKLLRMRFCLEAMEYDRQQDVLRFKTMHNTIHIDEKWFYITKSSQRWYLTPAEAEPHRACKNKKFIQKVMFSCAVCRPLFAQDGSVLFDGKIGIFPYTEMVAAKRSSKNRVAGTLEQKSIESITKDVVREGFIKQLVPAIKAKWPSFYSKDIFIQQDNARPHIRNDDLEFREVASSDGFNINIIHQPPNSPDTNINDLGWFRAIQSLQQETACFNVDDLVKAVVSSFEELDPMTLNCVFLSLQGCMLETLKVKGQNCYKLPHMKKGSLIRQDRLPLCLDVPQQLVSESIAHLEEKGEVEGIEELKQRLGIHEATLDGIESQFNALMLLD; translated from the exons atgagccaaaaaaaaaaaaagagaatgagGAGGAAGGATTTGACAACACAAGAAAGAACTTCAATTCTTCAAACCTTGCTTTTAGAGTGCAAGAATGGGAAGCCACCAAGAGGCAAGATGAAAGCTATGGAGGAGAAGTTCCATGTCTGCCGGAAGACCATTTCTCGCATTTGGGCTGAAGCAAAACATCAACAACAGCAAGGTCAGTGCATAAGTTCACAGAGTAAGAAGATATGTAGGCCAAGGAGAAGAAGGGTGCACATAGACCTAGAACTAATTGCAAGTATAGAGTTAACAAAGCGATCAACAATTAGAAGGCTAGCAAAAGGCATAAACTGCAGCAAGAGTACTGTTGGGCGTTGGGTAGATCAAGGGCTGATCAAAGCACACACTAATGCAATAAAACCTGACCTTACAGCAGCAAATAAGCTGTTAAGGATGAGGTTTTGCCTCGAGGCAATGGAGTATGACCGGCAGCAAGATGTATTGAGGTTCAAGACCATGCATAACACTATACATattgatgagaaatggttttACATAACCAAAAGTTCTCAAAGGTGGTACTTAACTCCAGCAGAGGCTGAGCCACATAGAGCTTGCAAAAACAAAAAGTTCATCCAAAAGGTGATGTTTTCGTGCGCAGTGTGCAGGCCATTGTTTGCTCAAGATGGTAGTGTGTTGTTTGATGGGAAGATAGGCATCTTCCCATATACAGAGATGGTGGCAGCCAAGAGATCAAGTAAAAACAGAGTGGCAGGAACTCTAGAGCAAAAGTCAATAGAGAGCATCACAAAGGATGTTGTTAGAGAGGGGTTCATCAAGCAG CTTGTACCTGCCATCAAGGCCAAGTGGCCCTCCTTTTACAGCAAGGATATCTTTATACAACAAGATAATGCAAGACCACACATTAGAAATGATGACTTAGAGTTTAGAGAGGTTGCATCAAGTGATGGTTTCAATATCAACATAATTCATCAACCTCCAAACTCACCCGACACCAATATCAATGACCTTGGTTGGTTTAGGGCAATTCAAAGCCTACAACAGGAGACTGCATGCTTCAATGTGGATGATTTAGTAAAAGCAGTGGTATCTTCTTTTGAAGAACTAGACCCTATGACTTTGAATTGTGTTTTTTTAAGCTTACAAGGTTGTATGCTAGAGACTTTGAAGGTGAAGGGGCAGAATTGCTACAAATTACCCCATATGAAGAAAGGCTCGTTGATTAGACAAGATAGGCTGCCACTATGTTTGGATGTTCCACAACAACTTGTGAGTGAAAGCATAGCACATTTGGAAGAAAAAGGTGAagttgaaggcattgaagaaCTTAAACAGAGATTGGGAATTCATGAAGCAACATTAGATGGCATTGAATCACAGTTCAATGCCCTAATGTTACTTGACTAA